Proteins from a genomic interval of Arthrobacter sp. CAN_C5:
- the tal gene encoding transaldolase: MTSTPTADLSAAGVSIWLDDLSRERINSGAFKHLIEERNVVGVTTNPSIFAAALQQGESYATQVEALAAADIPVNDAVFDITTHDVAQACDIFAAAAKSTDGVDGRVSIEVDPRLSKDTEGTIAEAKRLHAKVQRSNVLIKIPATVEGLEAIAATIAEGISVNVTLIFSLERYRAVINAFMLGIEQAKENGHDLSTIHSVASFFVSRVDSEVDKRLDAIGTDEAAALKGKAGLANARLAYQVYEELFDTERWAVLAAAGARPQRPLWASTGVKDPALPDTLYVTELVAPGVVNTMPEKTLEATADHGVITGDTVTGSYEDSHAVLNDLENIGVFYVEVVEQLEIEGLDKFVVSWNELLETVQTALDKAKG; encoded by the coding sequence ATGACTTCTACTCCCACGGCAGACCTTTCTGCCGCCGGCGTTTCCATCTGGCTCGACGACCTCTCCCGGGAGCGCATCAACTCGGGCGCGTTCAAGCACCTCATCGAGGAGCGCAACGTGGTTGGTGTGACCACCAACCCGAGCATCTTCGCTGCCGCACTGCAGCAGGGCGAATCGTACGCCACCCAGGTTGAAGCCCTCGCGGCCGCCGACATCCCCGTCAATGACGCCGTCTTTGACATCACCACCCACGACGTCGCCCAGGCCTGCGACATTTTCGCTGCGGCAGCGAAGAGCACCGACGGTGTCGACGGCCGGGTGTCCATTGAGGTGGACCCACGCCTGTCGAAGGACACCGAGGGCACCATCGCCGAGGCGAAACGGCTCCACGCCAAGGTGCAGCGCTCCAACGTCCTGATCAAGATCCCCGCCACGGTGGAAGGTCTCGAAGCCATCGCGGCGACCATTGCCGAGGGGATCAGCGTGAACGTGACGCTCATCTTCTCGCTGGAACGCTACCGTGCCGTCATCAACGCCTTCATGCTGGGCATTGAGCAGGCCAAGGAGAACGGACACGACCTCTCCACCATCCACTCGGTAGCCTCCTTCTTCGTGTCCCGCGTGGACAGCGAAGTGGACAAGCGGCTGGACGCCATCGGCACCGACGAGGCAGCGGCCCTCAAGGGCAAGGCCGGGCTCGCGAACGCACGACTGGCCTACCAGGTATACGAGGAGCTGTTCGACACCGAGCGGTGGGCGGTACTCGCAGCAGCAGGTGCCCGTCCTCAGCGCCCGCTGTGGGCCTCGACCGGCGTCAAGGATCCCGCCCTGCCGGATACCCTGTACGTCACCGAGCTGGTGGCACCCGGCGTCGTCAACACGATGCCGGAAAAGACGCTGGAGGCCACCGCTGACCACGGCGTCATCACCGGGGACACCGTCACCGGGTCCTACGAAGACTCCCACGCGGTCCTCAACGACCTCGAGAACATCGGTGTTTTCTACGTTGAAGTGGTTGAACAGCTGGAAATCGAAGGGCTGGACAAGTTCGTGGTGAGCTGGAACGAGCTCCTCGAAACCGTTCAGACCGCATTGGACAAGGCGAAGGGCTAA
- a CDS encoding dihydrodipicolinate synthase family protein has product MVFNGLIAYPVTPFLENGDINFPELSSLVASLASSGVDAIAVLGSSGSFAYLSAEERSRVAATAVDAVSASGADVPVVVGISSVGTREVLDAARDAERVGASGVVLSPVSYVPLNNDEVAAQTAAVCDVTNLPICLYNNPGTTQFHYDLELVAELLDLPNVVAFKDTAADVVTFRQRYDRLRSLTNQPVSHGLSGDLLIASGDVAADAWHTGPAALLPVAYTEFRAAVLSDDAARIAESRKLLLPVVQAVLRLRKLSGLHSLAKACGVNAGEPRLPVLPVPGSEQRDLARLVDALEVTGRL; this is encoded by the coding sequence ATGGTGTTCAACGGTCTTATCGCGTATCCGGTCACTCCCTTCCTCGAGAACGGTGACATCAATTTCCCCGAGCTGTCCTCGCTGGTGGCGTCGCTGGCGTCCTCAGGGGTTGATGCGATAGCGGTGCTCGGTTCATCGGGCAGTTTTGCCTACCTGAGCGCCGAGGAGCGCTCCCGGGTGGCCGCGACCGCCGTGGACGCCGTCAGCGCGTCGGGCGCCGACGTCCCGGTGGTGGTCGGCATCAGCTCGGTGGGCACCCGGGAGGTGCTGGACGCCGCCCGCGACGCGGAGCGCGTCGGTGCGTCGGGCGTGGTGCTGTCACCGGTCTCGTACGTGCCCCTGAACAACGACGAGGTGGCCGCGCAGACCGCTGCCGTCTGCGACGTGACGAACCTGCCTATTTGCCTCTACAACAATCCGGGCACCACGCAGTTCCACTACGATCTGGAACTGGTTGCCGAACTCCTGGACCTGCCCAACGTGGTCGCCTTCAAGGACACTGCCGCCGACGTCGTAACCTTCAGGCAGCGTTACGACCGGTTGCGGTCCCTGACCAACCAGCCGGTGAGCCACGGACTCAGCGGCGACCTCCTGATTGCCTCAGGCGATGTCGCCGCCGACGCCTGGCACACAGGCCCGGCTGCGCTGCTTCCCGTCGCCTACACCGAGTTCCGGGCGGCGGTCCTCAGCGATGATGCGGCACGCATCGCTGAGTCGCGGAAACTCTTGCTCCCCGTGGTCCAGGCGGTCCTGCGGCTACGGAAACTGAGCGGGCTCCACTCGCTGGCGAAGGCCTGCGGCGTGAACGCCGGCGAACCCCGGCTACCCGTCCTGCCGGTCCCGGGCAGCGAGCAGCGCGACCTTGCCCGCCTGGTCGACGCGCTGGAGGTTACCGGGCGTCTCTGA
- a CDS encoding ABC transporter permease: MSTAAPLTKRILLQGRYEALAMLRNGEQLVLAIALPLLGLVVLVLTPFLDGMASSRIDAATPGIIALCAMSTAFTGQGIATGFDRRYGVLRFLSTTPLGKPGLILGKALGVVVVLAVQLVVICTAAALLGWRPDPAGLLIGLVQLILGAAAFTGLGLLVAGTLRPEATLAVTNLLWILLAVGGGIVLPGTLLPDAIRPFVDILPSAALGDGLRSALIDGAFNLPALLILVAWAVLSSLAAIRWFKWS, from the coding sequence ATGAGTACGGCCGCTCCCCTGACCAAACGGATCCTCCTTCAGGGCCGCTACGAGGCGCTGGCCATGCTCCGCAACGGTGAGCAGCTGGTCCTCGCCATCGCCCTCCCACTGCTGGGGCTGGTGGTACTGGTCCTCACCCCGTTCCTCGACGGAATGGCATCGAGCCGGATCGACGCCGCAACCCCCGGCATCATCGCCCTCTGCGCCATGTCCACCGCGTTCACCGGACAGGGGATCGCTACCGGGTTTGACCGCCGGTACGGGGTACTGCGGTTTCTCTCGACCACTCCCCTGGGCAAACCCGGGCTGATCCTGGGCAAGGCGCTCGGCGTCGTCGTGGTGCTGGCGGTGCAACTGGTGGTGATCTGCACGGCCGCGGCGCTCCTGGGATGGCGGCCCGATCCTGCGGGCCTGCTGATCGGGCTGGTGCAATTGATCCTGGGCGCTGCCGCGTTCACCGGCCTCGGCCTCCTGGTGGCCGGAACCCTCCGCCCGGAGGCTACCCTCGCTGTGACCAACCTGCTGTGGATCCTGCTGGCGGTCGGCGGCGGCATCGTGCTGCCGGGAACCCTGCTGCCCGACGCCATCCGTCCGTTTGTCGACATCCTGCCGTCCGCCGCGCTCGGCGATGGACTGCGCTCAGCGCTCATCGACGGGGCGTTCAACCTCCCCGCCCTGCTCATCCTCGTGGCCTGGGCAGTCCTGTCCAGCCTCGCCGCCATCCGCTGGTTCAAATGGAGTTAG
- the zwf gene encoding glucose-6-phosphate dehydrogenase, which produces MPDSTDARPANPLRDPRDRRLSRIAGPSSLVLFGVTGDLARKKLMPAIYDLANRGLLPPSFALIGFGRRDWDDERFVEEVREAVTQYSRTPFDETVWEQLSAGIRFVQGNFDDDDAFGRLEVTLQELDSSRGTRGNHAFYLSIPPKDFELVCQKLSEHGLAQPNEGQWRRVVIEKPFGHNLQSARELNAVVEQVFPPDAVFRIDHYLGKETVQNILALRFANQLFEPLWNANYVDHVQITMAEDIGIGSRAGYYDGVGAARDVIQNHLLQLLALTAMEEPISFNANDLRAEKEKVLAAVKLPDDLSGSSARGQYDAGWQGGEQVRGFLEEEGIPAQSTSESFAALRLDIHTRRWSGVPFYLRAGKRLGRRVTEIAVVFKRAPNLLFRDHGEDDFGQNAVVIRVQPDEGATIRFGSKVPGTQMEVRDVTMDFGYGHSFTESSPEAYERLILDVLLGEPPLFPRHEEVELSWKILDPFEEYWASLGDQPEKYVPGSWGPASADELLARDGRTWRRP; this is translated from the coding sequence GTGCCCGACTCAACCGACGCGCGACCCGCCAACCCGCTGCGGGACCCGCGCGACCGCCGGCTCAGCCGTATCGCCGGGCCGTCGTCGCTGGTGCTCTTCGGGGTCACCGGGGACCTGGCCCGCAAGAAGCTGATGCCAGCGATCTACGACCTGGCGAACCGGGGGCTGCTGCCGCCGAGTTTCGCGCTGATCGGGTTTGGCCGGCGGGACTGGGACGATGAGAGGTTCGTCGAGGAGGTGCGCGAGGCTGTCACCCAGTACTCGCGGACCCCGTTCGATGAGACCGTCTGGGAGCAGCTTTCCGCCGGGATCAGGTTCGTGCAGGGAAACTTCGACGACGACGACGCCTTCGGGCGGCTGGAGGTTACCCTTCAGGAGCTGGACTCCAGTCGCGGAACCCGGGGGAACCACGCGTTCTACCTGTCCATCCCGCCGAAAGATTTCGAACTGGTCTGCCAAAAGCTCTCGGAGCACGGCCTCGCCCAGCCCAACGAGGGCCAGTGGCGACGGGTGGTCATCGAGAAACCCTTCGGGCACAACCTGCAGTCGGCCCGCGAACTCAACGCCGTGGTGGAACAGGTCTTCCCACCGGACGCCGTGTTCCGGATCGACCACTATCTGGGCAAGGAAACCGTCCAGAACATCCTGGCCCTCCGGTTCGCGAACCAGCTGTTCGAACCACTGTGGAACGCCAACTACGTGGACCACGTCCAAATCACCATGGCCGAGGACATCGGCATCGGCAGCCGGGCCGGCTACTACGACGGGGTCGGCGCGGCCCGCGACGTCATCCAGAACCACCTGCTGCAACTGCTGGCACTGACCGCAATGGAAGAACCCATCTCCTTCAACGCCAACGACCTCCGGGCGGAAAAGGAGAAGGTCCTCGCAGCGGTGAAACTCCCGGACGACCTCTCCGGTTCCTCCGCGCGTGGTCAGTACGACGCCGGATGGCAGGGCGGTGAGCAGGTCAGGGGCTTCCTGGAGGAAGAAGGCATCCCCGCACAATCCACCTCCGAAAGCTTCGCTGCGCTCCGCCTCGACATCCATACCCGCAGGTGGAGCGGCGTTCCCTTCTACCTGCGGGCGGGTAAGCGGCTGGGCCGCCGGGTGACCGAGATCGCCGTTGTCTTCAAACGTGCACCCAACCTGCTGTTCCGGGACCACGGGGAGGACGACTTCGGCCAGAACGCCGTGGTCATCCGCGTGCAACCGGATGAGGGCGCGACCATCAGGTTCGGTTCCAAAGTGCCCGGCACCCAGATGGAGGTCCGGGATGTCACCATGGACTTCGGCTACGGGCACTCGTTCACTGAGTCGAGCCCCGAAGCCTATGAGCGGCTGATCCTCGACGTGCTGCTCGGCGAGCCGCCCCTGTTCCCCCGGCACGAAGAGGTGGAACTGTCCTGGAAGATTCTCGATCCTTTCGAGGAATACTGGGCATCCCTCGGCGACCAGCCGGAGAAGTACGTGCCGGGAAGCTGGGGCCCGGCCTCCGCTGACGAGCTCCTCGCCCGTGATGGAAGGACGTGGCGCAGGCCATGA
- a CDS encoding heme A synthase, translating into MTHPAPTGWSRVTAKLPRTTSRLVRRLALASLISQIMIVVTGGAVRLTASGLGCPEWPRCTATSIVNTPEMGIHGVIEFGNRLLTFVLTAIAIAMVVSLWNLRKERKDLFRLAIALAAGIPAQAILGGITVLTQLNPWVVGWHFIVSMVLIVLATVLLNRVRLSTAQAASSASPLGSRLLRQILTAAAALTAITVFLGVIVTGSGPHAGDAGAARNNLDPDLMTRIHAAPVYLLVLTVAVALVLVYRESSAPRLRKSVELLAAVVLAQGAVGYLQHFLHLPVALVALHMLGASVLTAAMANSLYLAVSRKERATLTTNSAGAGSAGAGVAPADLRDAR; encoded by the coding sequence ATGACACACCCTGCACCCACCGGCTGGAGCCGCGTCACGGCGAAGCTCCCCCGCACCACCTCCCGGCTCGTCCGTCGACTGGCCCTTGCTTCGCTGATCTCCCAGATCATGATCGTGGTCACCGGGGGCGCCGTCCGGCTCACCGCGTCGGGGCTGGGTTGCCCCGAATGGCCCCGGTGCACCGCCACCTCGATCGTCAACACCCCGGAGATGGGCATCCACGGGGTCATCGAGTTCGGGAACCGGCTGCTCACCTTCGTCCTGACGGCGATCGCCATCGCCATGGTGGTGTCGCTCTGGAACCTCCGCAAGGAGCGCAAAGATCTGTTCCGGCTCGCGATCGCCCTGGCCGCCGGCATCCCCGCCCAGGCCATCCTCGGCGGTATCACCGTCCTGACCCAGCTCAACCCCTGGGTGGTGGGCTGGCACTTCATCGTCTCGATGGTCCTGATTGTGCTGGCGACTGTGCTTCTCAACCGGGTCCGGCTCAGCACCGCACAGGCGGCGAGCTCAGCCTCGCCCCTCGGCTCGCGGCTGCTGCGGCAGATCCTGACCGCCGCGGCGGCCCTCACCGCGATTACGGTCTTCCTCGGCGTCATCGTCACCGGTTCCGGACCCCACGCGGGCGACGCCGGCGCCGCCCGGAACAACCTCGACCCGGACCTGATGACCCGCATCCATGCGGCGCCCGTCTACCTGCTGGTCCTGACGGTCGCCGTCGCGCTGGTTCTCGTCTACCGCGAATCTTCGGCACCACGGCTGAGGAAGTCGGTGGAACTCCTCGCCGCCGTGGTGCTGGCGCAGGGCGCCGTCGGCTACCTGCAGCATTTCCTCCACCTGCCGGTCGCCCTGGTGGCCCTGCACATGCTGGGGGCCTCAGTGTTGACAGCAGCAATGGCGAACAGCCTGTATCTGGCGGTCAGCCGCAAGGAGCGCGCCACGCTGACGACCAATTCCGCAGGCGCCGGTTCAGCGGGCGCCGGGGTGGCACCGGCGGATCTCAGAGACGCCCGGTAA
- a CDS encoding heme o synthase, with translation MKTEQDPGLASTTGSSTGFKRKAKAYLALTKPRVIELLLVTTLPTMIFAQGGLPGVWLIISTMVGGALAAGSAGSFNCYIDRDIDKVMHRTEKRPLVTGEVTPREALIFSWVLGIAAITVLWFGANPLAAALGVAAIFFYVVVYSLILKRRTPQNIVWGGAAGCMPVLIAWAAVTNTVEWPAVVLFLIIFLWTPPHYWPLSMKYSDDYNAAKVPMLGAIAGARVVSVQVVLYAYATVACSLLLIPVGGAGWVFTGAAVAAGIWFLSETHKLHTSAVRGTVTDKGSMKVFHGSISYLTVVFLALAIDPFIGGPVF, from the coding sequence GTGAAGACCGAGCAGGATCCGGGCCTTGCCAGTACAACGGGCAGCAGTACGGGTTTCAAACGCAAGGCGAAGGCCTACCTCGCGCTGACCAAACCGCGGGTCATTGAGCTGCTTCTGGTGACCACGCTACCTACCATGATCTTTGCCCAGGGCGGTCTGCCCGGTGTTTGGCTGATCATCTCCACCATGGTGGGCGGGGCCCTGGCGGCAGGTAGTGCAGGCTCGTTCAACTGCTATATCGACCGGGACATTGACAAGGTCATGCACCGTACGGAGAAGCGCCCGCTGGTCACCGGTGAGGTGACACCGCGGGAAGCACTGATCTTCTCCTGGGTCCTCGGCATCGCAGCCATCACCGTGCTGTGGTTCGGTGCGAACCCGCTGGCCGCCGCGCTCGGCGTGGCCGCGATCTTCTTCTACGTGGTGGTGTACTCGCTGATACTCAAGCGCCGCACCCCGCAGAACATCGTGTGGGGCGGCGCCGCTGGCTGCATGCCGGTCCTGATCGCCTGGGCCGCGGTGACCAACACCGTCGAGTGGCCCGCCGTCGTCCTCTTCCTCATCATCTTCCTGTGGACGCCGCCGCACTACTGGCCGCTCTCCATGAAGTACAGCGACGACTACAACGCAGCGAAGGTACCCATGCTGGGCGCCATCGCGGGAGCCCGCGTGGTCTCCGTCCAGGTGGTTCTCTACGCCTACGCCACCGTCGCCTGCTCCCTGCTGCTGATCCCCGTGGGCGGTGCCGGCTGGGTGTTCACCGGGGCCGCCGTTGCCGCTGGCATCTGGTTCCTGTCGGAAACGCACAAGCTGCACACCTCGGCCGTCCGCGGGACCGTGACCGACAAGGGCTCGATGAAGGTCTTCCACGGCTCCATCAGCTATCTCACCGTTGTGTTCCTGGCACTGGCCATCGACCCCTTCATCGGCGGCCCGGTCTTCTAA
- the tkt gene encoding transketolase: MPQLDTQELTWTDLDNRAVDAVRVLAADAVEKVGNGHPGTAMSLAPAAYLLFQKLIRHDPSQPEWTGRDRFVLSPGHTSLTLYIQLFLSGYGLELEDLQSLRTWGSKTPGHPEYRHTAGVEITTGPLGQGLASAVGFAYAQRRMRGMMDPDAAIGESPFDHTIWVIASDGDLQEGVTAEASSLAGHQELGNLVVLYDENHISIEDDTDIAFTENVLGRYEAYGWHVQRVDWTKTGEYVEDIEELHRALTAARAETSKPSIVSLRTIIGWPAPTKQNTGKIHGSALGADEVAALKETLGLDPAKHFDVAPEVLDHARQVGERGRALRTEWEQSFATWQQANPDNAKLLDRISSRTLPDNWDDALPTFEAGKDMSTRAASGKVLSAIGPVLPELWGGSADLAESNNTTIEGSPSFVPVGKQTDAWQGNPYGRVLHFGIREHAAAAIVNGIVMHSSTRAFSGTFLIFSDYQRPAVRLGALMGVPSIYVWTHDSIGLGEDGPTHQPVEQLAALRAIPGLDVVRPGDANEVAVAWRTILENTENPAGIVLTRQNIPTYERGEGAANGDTFGSAEGAARGAYILAEAAQGTPDVILIGTGSEVQLAVEARATLQAEGIAARVVSMPSLEWFNRQDEAYRESVLPGNVLARVSVEAGVALGWRELIGDAGRSVSLEHFGASADYKRLFNEFGITAEAVTQAARDSIAAAGNHRAPNGTPAWSGPTSSETGDQQ, encoded by the coding sequence GTGCCGCAGCTTGATACGCAAGAACTGACCTGGACTGACCTGGACAACCGCGCGGTGGATGCCGTGCGCGTGCTGGCAGCCGACGCTGTGGAGAAGGTGGGTAACGGCCACCCGGGCACGGCGATGAGCCTGGCGCCCGCGGCCTACCTCCTCTTCCAGAAACTGATCAGGCACGACCCCTCCCAGCCTGAGTGGACCGGCAGGGATCGTTTCGTCCTCTCCCCCGGTCACACCTCGCTCACCCTTTACATCCAGCTCTTCCTCTCCGGCTACGGCCTGGAGCTCGAGGACCTGCAGTCCCTGCGAACGTGGGGCTCCAAGACCCCCGGACACCCGGAGTACCGGCACACGGCCGGCGTTGAGATCACCACCGGGCCGCTCGGCCAGGGCCTGGCTTCCGCTGTCGGTTTCGCCTACGCCCAGCGCCGCATGCGCGGCATGATGGACCCCGACGCCGCAATCGGCGAGAGCCCGTTCGACCACACCATCTGGGTCATCGCTTCCGACGGCGACCTGCAGGAGGGTGTCACGGCCGAGGCCTCCTCGCTGGCCGGGCACCAGGAACTCGGCAACCTGGTGGTGCTCTATGACGAGAACCACATCTCGATCGAGGATGACACCGACATCGCGTTCACCGAGAACGTTCTGGGCCGGTACGAGGCGTACGGCTGGCATGTCCAGCGCGTCGACTGGACCAAGACCGGCGAATACGTCGAAGACATCGAAGAGCTCCACCGTGCCCTGACGGCTGCCCGGGCCGAGACGTCGAAGCCGTCGATCGTCTCCCTGCGCACCATCATCGGCTGGCCCGCCCCCACCAAGCAGAACACCGGAAAAATCCACGGCTCCGCCCTCGGCGCCGACGAGGTTGCGGCTTTGAAGGAGACGCTCGGCCTCGATCCGGCCAAGCACTTCGACGTGGCCCCCGAGGTCCTGGACCATGCACGGCAGGTGGGTGAGCGCGGGAGGGCCCTGCGGACTGAGTGGGAGCAGTCGTTCGCCACCTGGCAGCAGGCCAACCCGGACAACGCGAAGCTCCTGGACCGGATTTCTTCCCGCACGCTTCCTGATAACTGGGATGACGCACTCCCCACCTTCGAGGCCGGCAAGGACATGTCCACGCGTGCGGCGTCGGGCAAGGTGCTCTCGGCGATCGGCCCGGTGCTCCCCGAGCTGTGGGGCGGCTCCGCTGACCTCGCGGAATCGAACAACACCACGATCGAAGGATCGCCGTCGTTCGTCCCCGTGGGCAAGCAGACCGACGCCTGGCAGGGCAACCCGTACGGCAGGGTGCTGCACTTCGGCATCCGGGAGCATGCGGCAGCGGCGATCGTCAACGGCATCGTCATGCACAGCAGCACCCGGGCCTTCTCCGGTACCTTCCTCATCTTCAGCGACTACCAGCGGCCAGCCGTCCGGTTGGGCGCGTTGATGGGAGTGCCGTCCATTTACGTGTGGACCCACGACTCGATCGGCCTCGGCGAGGACGGTCCCACCCACCAGCCCGTGGAACAGCTCGCGGCGCTCCGCGCAATCCCCGGTCTCGACGTCGTCCGCCCGGGCGACGCGAACGAGGTTGCCGTCGCGTGGCGCACCATCCTGGAGAACACCGAAAACCCGGCCGGCATTGTGCTCACCCGGCAGAACATCCCGACGTACGAGCGTGGTGAGGGTGCCGCCAACGGCGATACGTTCGGCTCGGCCGAAGGCGCTGCCCGCGGAGCGTACATCCTTGCCGAAGCAGCGCAGGGAACCCCCGACGTCATCCTCATCGGCACCGGGTCGGAGGTCCAGCTGGCTGTCGAGGCGCGCGCGACGCTTCAGGCCGAAGGGATCGCCGCACGCGTCGTCTCGATGCCGAGCCTCGAATGGTTCAACCGGCAGGACGAGGCGTACCGCGAGTCGGTACTGCCCGGCAACGTCCTGGCACGGGTCTCCGTTGAAGCCGGCGTAGCCCTGGGCTGGCGCGAACTCATTGGCGACGCCGGCCGATCGGTCTCGCTGGAGCACTTCGGTGCGTCAGCCGACTACAAGCGCCTGTTCAACGAGTTCGGCATCACCGCCGAAGCCGTGACCCAGGCCGCCCGCGACTCCATCGCCGCGGCAGGCAACCACCGGGCACCGAACGGCACGCCGGCCTGGTCCGGCCCCACCTCATCCGAAACCGGCGACCAGCAGTAA
- a CDS encoding glucose-6-phosphate isomerase has product MSSMTLAAAGAALEAIDRVTATLVEDRVASRLMAKDSTLWGHDAEAEAAVRLGWVDLVDASRGLVPGIMELRDSLRAEGVSRIVLCGMGGSSLAPEVITQTAGVELTVLDSTDPDQVRRTVGERVAETAVVVSSKSGSTVETDSQRRIFEATFTAAGIDPLSRVVIVTDPGSPLDASAREAGYRAVFNADPTVGGRYSALTAFGLVPSGLAGVDLDALLDDAEETVEFLGEDDPTNIGLRLGAVLGGTSPLRDKIVFADEASGIPGLADWAEQLIAESTGKLGTGVLPVVAEEGAPEILAGDDDVLAVRLTAPDADIEPVGNQITVSGSLGSQLLVWEFATAVAGRLLGINPFDQPDVEAAKTAARGLLDAQPESTPANFVDGAVEIRADGGLLGDASTLGDALQQLFATLEPNGYLAVQAYLDRSVQSRLEDIRSPLASLTGRPVTFGWGPRFLHSTGQFHKGGPAQGVFLTITGAAAEDLDIPERPFTFGELITAQAAGDAQVLAGKGRPVLSLHLADRTAGLDQLVQVVSHLLSGAAGQRAVNENGTP; this is encoded by the coding sequence ATGAGTTCCATGACGCTCGCGGCGGCCGGCGCCGCTTTGGAAGCCATCGACCGCGTCACCGCCACCCTCGTCGAGGACAGGGTGGCGTCGCGGCTGATGGCCAAGGATTCCACCCTGTGGGGTCACGACGCCGAAGCGGAGGCGGCGGTCCGGTTGGGCTGGGTTGACCTCGTCGACGCGTCCCGCGGCCTCGTCCCGGGCATCATGGAACTGCGGGATTCCCTGCGGGCGGAAGGGGTCAGCCGGATCGTCCTGTGCGGCATGGGAGGTTCCTCCCTGGCGCCCGAGGTGATCACCCAGACCGCAGGCGTCGAGCTGACGGTGCTCGACTCCACCGACCCGGACCAGGTCCGCCGGACGGTCGGGGAACGGGTGGCGGAGACGGCCGTGGTGGTCTCCTCGAAGTCGGGGTCGACCGTCGAAACCGACTCCCAGCGCCGGATCTTCGAGGCTACCTTCACTGCAGCAGGCATCGACCCGCTGAGCAGGGTGGTCATCGTCACCGACCCGGGGTCTCCGCTGGACGCCTCAGCCCGTGAGGCCGGCTACCGCGCCGTATTCAACGCTGACCCCACCGTCGGCGGCAGGTACTCAGCCCTGACCGCGTTCGGGCTCGTCCCTTCCGGTCTGGCGGGAGTCGACCTCGATGCCCTGCTGGACGACGCTGAGGAAACTGTCGAGTTCCTCGGCGAGGACGATCCGACGAACATCGGATTGCGGCTCGGAGCCGTGCTGGGCGGCACGAGCCCCCTGCGGGACAAGATTGTGTTCGCCGATGAGGCGTCGGGGATCCCCGGACTCGCCGACTGGGCGGAGCAGCTCATCGCTGAATCGACCGGCAAACTGGGCACCGGGGTACTGCCGGTGGTCGCCGAGGAGGGCGCGCCGGAGATCCTTGCCGGCGACGACGACGTCCTCGCCGTCCGCCTGACCGCACCGGACGCCGACATTGAGCCCGTGGGGAACCAGATCACCGTCAGCGGTAGCCTCGGCAGCCAACTACTCGTGTGGGAGTTCGCCACCGCGGTTGCCGGACGGCTCCTGGGCATCAACCCGTTCGACCAGCCCGACGTGGAGGCCGCCAAGACAGCCGCCCGCGGCCTGCTCGATGCGCAACCCGAGTCCACCCCCGCGAATTTCGTGGACGGTGCCGTGGAGATCCGCGCCGATGGAGGACTGCTCGGGGACGCCAGCACCCTCGGCGATGCTCTGCAGCAACTCTTTGCGACCCTCGAGCCCAACGGGTACCTGGCCGTCCAGGCCTACCTGGACAGGTCCGTGCAGTCACGGCTGGAAGACATCAGGTCACCACTCGCGTCCCTGACAGGGCGTCCCGTTACGTTTGGCTGGGGTCCCAGGTTCCTGCACTCCACCGGGCAGTTCCACAAGGGTGGTCCGGCGCAGGGTGTGTTCCTCACCATCACCGGTGCAGCGGCTGAAGACCTGGACATCCCCGAGCGTCCCTTCACCTTTGGTGAACTGATTACCGCGCAGGCGGCAGGCGACGCCCAGGTCCTCGCCGGCAAGGGACGCCCGGTGCTGAGCCTGCACCTGGCAGACCGGACTGCTGGCCTGGACCAGCTCGTTCAGGTGGTCTCCCATCTGCTCAGCGGTGCCGCAGGCCAGCGGGCCGTCAACGAGAACGGCACACCATAG